From one Humulus lupulus chromosome 8, drHumLupu1.1, whole genome shotgun sequence genomic stretch:
- the LOC133794719 gene encoding sister chromatid cohesion protein PDS5 homolog A, with protein sequence MAQKLEQQLKELGSKLETLPPTKDALVKLLKQAATCLSELDQSPSASVLESMQPFINEVVKPELLKHQDRDVKLLVATSICEITRITAPEAPYSDDVLKDIFQLIVGTFGGLRDTNGPSFGRRVVILETLAKYRSCVVMLDLECDDLVNEMFSTFLAVASDDHPDSVISSMQTIMVVLLEESEDVRDDLLFIILSVLGRGKTDVSMAARKLAMSVIEKCAGKLEAGIKQFLISSMSGDSKSVKYQIDHHEVIYDVYRCAPQILTGVAPYLTGELLTDQLDTRLKAVGLVGDLFALPSSVTSEAFQPIFAEFLKRLTDRNVTVRMSVVEHVKSCLLSNTSRTETPEIISALCDRLLDFDENVRKQVVAVICDVACHALSSIPLETVKLVAERLRDKSLIVKKYTLERLAEIYRVCCVTSVESADGSIKSDEFDWIPGKILRCFYDKDFRSDTIESVICESLFPTEFSIKDKVRHWARVFAGFDKVEVKALEKTMEQKQRLQQEMQRYLSLRQMYQDGDGPEIQKKVLFCFRVMSRSFADPAKAEENFQILDQLKDANIWKILTSLVDPNTSFHQACTYREDLLRILGEKHRLYDFLSTLSVKSSYLLFNKEHVKELLLEVAAQKLAGNSLYTSSCMNILVILARFSPMLLSGAEEELICFLKDGDEIIKEGVLHVLAKAGGIIREQLAVSTSSIDLLLERLCLEGSRRQAKYAVHALAAITKDDGLKSLSVLYKRLVDMLEEKTHLPAVLQSLGCIAQTAMPVFETRESEIEEFIINKILKCNNKTEGGTETSWDERSELCLLKIFGIKTLVKSYLPVKDANVRPGIDGLLEILRNILTFGEMSKDIESSSVDKAHFRLASAKAILRLSKFWDHKIPLDVFHLTLRISEINFPEAKSLFLSKVHQYIKDRILDGKYACAFLFNIFGSKPSEFQEEKQNLADIIQMYHQTKARQLSIQSDANSLAAYPEYILPYLVHVLAHHSCPNIDECKDVKAYEVIYRQLYLILSMLVHRDEDVKSEASNNMLKETIFAIISIFQSINQSEDIVDAEKSKNSHAICDLGLSITKRLAPKDYDAQGLTASAPLPPMMYKPYEKKEGDDSVASEGKTWLADESSLKHFESLKLETSETLVSETAEDEILKEGEGDGNEVPLGKIIKHLRSKGAKGKKSKRDNSTLAVSGIAENDVDVLKMVREINLDNLGKSNKFESSNGHEHSPSKKSTPDLKHKQNEKRKASDETPVPVPKRRRSSSGQSAFRSQSSTSKVSSTDTGDDLLKRKLARNNKSDMLTPRFQKNVSSSKRKGKGLDWSRNDETNEVGEASDREMATGRIDTNSDAQFSSGSVKKRKRKSVAVLAKCKFKEGGKDIEDLIGCRIKVWWPMDKQFYEGTVKSFDTMKKKHVILYDDGDVEVLRLEKERWELVDSGRKPTKKLNSSKASPSKDISHGKTKNVDDLRQKKKTIKPAKGKRTPKKVLKHGGKGVSKGNHYETEDKESSDVSNLEPSRTSEVEDEMNSGGSEGEHDEKMDENMSDERESDNEVKPVSKRKQLIGKKRSPIVEESDEEKPGERVAEDMDMSQNSDEEKQHSEDDHEDESSDALGEQQAKEEEKTDSEDDQGNQAKDEEKTDSEDNQEHQVKDDEKTDSEGDQVEQAIEEDKTDSEDNQDEQAKEEDKTDSEDNQEEQAKEEDKTDSEDNQEEQVRDEEKTDSEDNQEEQAKEEERTDSEEERTNSEDNQQENEEEKSGSEDNEETNDVGTSPLKSKIPDKEPPNSLAGDDELSDDEPLSNWKNRVAKKGSNRVR encoded by the exons ATGGCTCAGAAGCTCGAGCAGCAGCTCAAGGAGTTGGGATCCAAACTCGAGACCCTTCCGCCTACCAAAGACGCTCTCGTCAAGCTCTTAAAG CAAGCTGCAACATGCCTGTCTGAGTTGGATCAATCACCATCGGCATCTGTCTTAGAGTCGATGCAGCCTTTCATAAATGAAGTTGTTAAACCAGAGTTGCTTAAGCATCAAGATAGGGATGTCAAGCTTTTAGTTGCAACAAGCATATGTGAGATAACACGAATTACAGCACCTGAAGCTCCTTACAGCGACGATGTTCTAAAG GATATCTTTCAATTGATTGTTGGCACTTTTGGTGGATTACGCGACACAAATGGTCCATCATTTGGTAGAAGGGTTGTCATTTTGGAGACTCTTGCAAAATATAGATCTTGTGTTGTAATGTTGGATCTTGAATGTGATGATTTGGTGAATGAAATGTTCAGTACATTTTTGGCTGTTGCCAG TGATGATCATCCAGACAGTGTTATTTCATCAATGCAGACAATCATGGTTGTTTTATTAGAGGAGAGTGAGGATGTTCGAGATgatcttttatttattatattgtctGTGTTGGGCCGTGGTAAAACT GATGTTAGTATGGCTGCAAGGAAGCTTGCTATGAGTGTTATAGAAAAATGTGCAGGAAAACTTGAAGCTGGAATCAAGCAATTCCTTATATCATCAATGTCGGGAGATAGCAAATCAGTGAAGTATCAGATTGATCACCATGAAGTGATTTATGATGTATACCGTTGTGCACCCCAGATTTTAACTGGAGTTGCCCCATACCTAACTGGAGAACTACTG ACTGACCAGCTAGATACTCGCCTAAAGGCGGTTGGTTTGGTTGGAGATCTATTTGCACTACCTAGCTCTGTTACCTCTGAGGCTTTTCAGCCAATCTTTGCTGAGTTTTTGAAGAGGTTGACTGACAGAAATGTTACAGTGAGAATGTCTGTGGTTGAACATGTGAAGAGTTGTCTTCTGTCAAATACTTCCAGGACTGAAACTCCCGAAATTATTT CTGCCCTCTGTGACCGACTCTTGGACTTTGATGAAAATGTAAGAAAGCAAGTTGTTGCCGTTATTTGTGATGTAGCCTGCCACGCTTTAAGTTCCATTCCACTTGAAACAGTGAAACTTGTTGCTGAGCGTCTTCGAGACAAATCT TTGATTGTTAAAAAATATACACTAGAGAGGTTAGCCGAGATTTACAGGGTCTGTTGCGTGACAAGTGTTGAATCTGCTGATGGCTCAATCAAGTCTGATGAGTTTGATTGGATTCCTGGAAAGATTTTAAGATGTTTCTATGACAAAGATTTCAG ATCTGATACAATTGAGTCTGTTATTTGTGAATCGCTGTTCCCAACTGAGTTTTCAATCAAAGATAAAGTTCGACATTGGGCAAGAGTCTTTGCAGGATTTGATAAAGTCGAGGTGAAGGCTCTTGAGAAGACAATGGAGCAGAAGCAAAG GTTACAGCAAGAGATGCAGAGGTATCTGTCTCTCAGGCAGATGTATCAG GATGGTGATGGTCCTGAGATCCAAAAAAAAGTTCTGTTTTGCTTCCGTGTAATGTCACGCTCGTTTGctgatcctgccaaggctgaagaGAATTTTCAGATTCTTGATCAGTTGAAAGATGCTAACATCTGGAAGATCCTTACTAGTCTTGTTGATCCGAATACTAGCTTCCATCAAGCTTGTACTTACCGG GAGGATTTACTTAGGATTCTTGGGGAGAAGCATCGGTTATATGATTTCCTTAGCACTCTTTCCGTGAAGAGTTCTTATCTACTTTTCAACAAGGAACACGTGAAGGAACTTCTTCTGGAGGTCGCTGCTCAAAAATTGGCTGGCAATTCACTATATACATCATCGTGTATGAATATACTGGTG ATTCTTGCACGCTTCAGCCCAATGCTACTTAGTGGGGCAGAAGAAGAACTAATATGCTTTCTTAAGGATGGTGATGAAATTATAAAAGAAGGTGTTTTGCATGTCTTAGCGAAGGCTGGTGGTATCATTCGTGAACAACTAGCTGTATCAACAAG TTCCATAGATCTTTTGTTGGAGAGGCTATGTTTAGAGGGGAGTCGAAGGCAGGCAAAGTATGCTGTACATGCCCTTGCAGCGATTACAAAGGATGATGGACTTAAGTCACTTTCTGTTCTTTACAAG AGGCTTGTGGATATGCTGGAGGAGAAGACGCATTTGCCTGCTGTACTACAATCCCTGGGTTGCATAGCTCAGACTGCGATGCCTGTATTTGAAACCAGAGAGAGTGAAATTGAAGAATTTATAATAAACAAGATTTTGAAATGCAATAAT AAGACAGAAGGCGGAACAGAGACATCTTGGGATGAGAGAAGCGAACTTTGTTTGTTAAAG ATATTTGGTATTAAAACACTGGTCAAAAGCTACTTGCCTGTCAAAGATGCAAATGTTCGTCCTGGTATTGATGGTCTTCTAGAAATTCTGAGGAATATACTTACATTTGGAGAAATGTCAAAAGACATAGAGTCAAG CTCAGTGGACAAGGCCCATTTTCGGCTTGCATCTGCAAAGGCTATTCTTCGTCTGTCGAAGTTCTGGGATCATAAAATACCTCTTGATGTGTTTCACTTAACATTGAGGATATCTGAG ATTAATTTCCCTGAAGCTAAGAGCCTGTTTTTAAGCAAAGTTCATCAGTACATAAAGGATCGGATTTTGGATGGAAAATATGCCTGTGCCTTTTTGTTTAATATTTTTGGATCCAAGCCATCAGAGTTCCAGGAG GAGAAGCAGAACCTGGCAGACATTATCCAAATGTATCACCAAACGAAGGCACGGCAACTTTCTATCCAAAGCGATGCAAATTCCTTGGCCGCTTATCCCGAATACATTCTCCCATACTTGGTTCATGTTCTTGCTCATCATTCATGTCCTAATATTGATGAATGCAAGGATGTGAAGGCTTATGAAGTAATATACAG GCAGTTGTACTTGATTCTTTCTATGCTGGTGCATAGAGATGAAGATGTTAAATCAGAAGCGAGTAACAACATGTTGAAAGAAACCATTTTTGCAATAATCTCTATATTTCAAAGTATCAATCAATCTGAAGATATAGTTGATGCAGAAAAGTCGAAG aATTCACATGCTATTTGTGACCTGGGATTGTCAATTACCAAGCGCTTAGCCCCAAAGGATTATGATGCCCAAGGCCTGACGGCATCTGCCCCCCTGCCTCCAATGATGTACAAACCATATGAAAAGAAAGAAGGGGATGATTCTGTG GCTAGTGAAGGGAAAACGTGGCTGGCTGATGAAAGTTCCTTGAAGCACTTTGAATCGCTTAAGCTGGAAACCAGTGAAACA CTTGTTTCAGAAACTGCTGAAGATGAGATTCTTAAAGAAGGTGAAGGAGATGGAAATGAAGTACCTTTGGGGAAAATAATTAAACACTTAAGGTCTAAGGGTGCCAAGGGCAAAAAGTCTAAAAGGGACAATTCTACATTGGCTGTATCAGGGATTGCTGAAAATGATGTTGATGTCTTGAAAATGGTTAGGGAAATAAACTTGGATAACTTGGGAAAATCTAATAAATTTGAATCAAGCAATGGTCATGAACATTCTCCTAGTAAGAAATCAACTCCTGATTTGAAGCATAaacaaaatgaaaaaagaaaagctAGTGATGAGACACCAGTTCCAGTTCCGAAACGAAGAAGGTCATCATCAGGGCAAAGTGCTTTCAGATCACAAAGCAGTACTTCAAAGGTCTCGTCAACAGATACTGGGGATGATTTGCTTAAA AGAAAATTGGCTAGAAACAATAAGTCAGATATGTTAACACCACGCTTTCAAAAGAATGTCTCTTCATCAAAACGTAAAGGGAAAGGTTTGGACTGGAGTCGGAATGATGAGACCAATGAAGTTGGGGAAGCTAGTGACCGTGAG ATGGCAACGGGCAGGATTGACACAAATAGCGATGCCCAGTTTTCTTCAGGATCTGTCAAGAAGCGGAAGCGAAAAAGTGTCGCAGTTTTGGCAAAG tgcAAATTCAAAGAAGGTGGAAAGGATATTGAAGACTTGATTGGCTGCAGAATAAAAGTCTGGTGGCCTATGGATAAGCA ATTTTATGAAGGCACAGTGAAGTCATTTGATACTATGAAAAAGAAACATGTG atattatatgatgatggaGATGTAGAAGTGCTTCGCCTGGAAAAGGAACGCTGGGAGCTTGTTGACAGTGGCCGCAAGCCTACAAAG AAATTGAATTCATCAAAAGCTTCCCCTTCAAAAGATAT ATCGCATGGTAAGACTAAGAATGTTGATGATCTACGCCAGAAGAAGAAAACGATCAAACC AGCTAAGGGGAAAAGAACACCAAAAAAAGTTTTGAAGCATGGAGGAAAGGGTGTGTCAAAAGGTAATCATTATGAAACTGAAGACAAAGAGAGTTCAGATGTGTCAAATCTTGAACCGAGCAGGACATCTGAAGTCGAAGATGAAATGAACTCAG GTGGTTCTGAAGGGGAGCATGATGAAAAAATGGATGAAAACATGTCTGATGAGAGAGAATCCGACAATGAAGTGAAGCCAGTGTCCAAAAGAAAACAGTTAATAGGCAAGAAGAGGAGCCCAATTGTTGAGGAGTCTGATGAAGAGAAACCTGGAGAAAGGGTTGCTGAAGATATGGACATGAGCCAGAATAGTGATGAAGAGAAGCAACATTCAGAAGATGACCATGAAGATGAATCAAGTGATGCCTTAGGGGAGCAGCAGGCTAAAGAGGAGGAGAAAACAGATTCTGAAGATGATCAAGGAAATCAGGCTAAAGATGAAGAGAAAACAGATTCTGAAGATAATCAAGAACATCAGGTTAAAGATGATGAAAAAACAGATTCTGAAGGTGATCAAGTAGAGCAGGCTATAGAGGAAGATAAAACAGATTCAGAAGATAATCAAGACGAGCAGGCTAAAGAGGAAGACAAAACAGATTCGGAAGATAATCAAGAAGAGCAGGCTAAAGAGGAAGACAAAACAGATTCGGAAGATAATCAAGAAGAGCAGGTTAGGGACGAAGAGAAAACAGATTCAGAAGATAATCAAGAAGAGCAGGCTAAAGAGGAAGAGAGAACAGATTCTGAGGAAGAGAGAACAAATTCCGAAGATAATCAGCAAGAGAACGAGGAAGAGAAATCCGGTTCCGAAGATAATGAAGAAACGAATGATGTTGGGACTAGTCCCTTAAAGTCAAAGATACCTGATAAAGAGCCTCCAAATTCGCTTGCTGGTGATGATGAACTTTCAGATGATGAACCTCTG AGCAACTGGAAGAATCGGGTGGCAAAGAAAGGTTCAAACCGAGTCCGGTAA